One Gemmatimonadota bacterium DNA segment encodes these proteins:
- a CDS encoding thiamine pyrophosphate-binding protein — MVTGSTRTHTCAEVIARTLHETGVRFAFGHPGGEVLELIDALERTGIRFVLTGHESTAAFMAAATGRLTGTPGVCVATLGPGACNLVLGVGTAYLDRDSVLAISARTSTERHHRSNKQNLPLIDLFTPITRWSVDLEGADVEDTVKTALSVAAGPPRGPVYLSLPSDVAGKPAIGHGTLHSPLPPPADESDLPRILSALNAAERPVAVVGIAMDAARDAPAVRRFLRDTGLPYATTVQAKGTADELGDGFLGAIAPAAGEDRIIEWLQRSDCVLGIGFDPVEVSRLWHFDAPLQIVANAPVGFGTYTPPAACVGDVSALLGRIAEGYRGRCLWTADDIRYLRVRVDAVYHPSSEGGPDGMSPYHLVSALRDALPEDAVVSSDVGAHKNVMGQRWRTPEPGVFLMSNGLSSMGYGVGAAMGAAMAAPDRPVAAITGDGAFAMMVQELETIRRTGIAPLIVVLYDASLAVIKIAQQARKLPVSGVDFAPVDWVKVAEGFGIAAEAVDTPDEARDAVARWVRRRDARVLVARVDERLYTGLKY, encoded by the coding sequence ATGGTGACCGGTTCAACCCGAACACACACCTGCGCGGAAGTCATCGCGCGGACCCTTCACGAAACCGGCGTCCGATTCGCTTTCGGGCATCCCGGTGGTGAAGTGCTTGAACTGATCGACGCACTGGAACGAACGGGAATCCGGTTCGTCCTGACCGGACACGAGTCCACGGCGGCCTTCATGGCGGCGGCCACGGGACGCCTGACCGGTACCCCGGGGGTCTGCGTGGCGACTCTGGGACCCGGTGCGTGCAACCTGGTGCTCGGCGTGGGGACCGCCTACCTGGACCGCGACTCCGTCCTGGCCATTTCGGCGCGGACGTCGACGGAAAGGCACCACCGGAGCAACAAGCAGAACCTGCCGCTGATCGACCTCTTCACCCCTATCACCCGGTGGTCCGTCGACCTCGAAGGCGCGGACGTCGAGGACACCGTGAAAACCGCCCTCTCCGTCGCGGCGGGGCCGCCACGAGGCCCGGTATACCTCTCGCTACCGTCGGACGTGGCGGGAAAACCGGCCATCGGCCACGGGACGTTGCATTCACCGCTCCCTCCCCCCGCGGACGAATCGGATCTACCCCGCATCCTGTCCGCATTGAACGCCGCCGAAAGACCCGTCGCCGTAGTCGGCATCGCCATGGACGCGGCCAGGGACGCGCCGGCCGTCCGGCGTTTCCTGCGCGATACCGGCCTGCCCTATGCGACGACCGTGCAGGCGAAGGGGACCGCCGATGAACTCGGAGACGGATTCCTGGGCGCGATCGCGCCGGCCGCCGGTGAAGACCGGATCATCGAATGGCTGCAGCGAAGCGACTGCGTGCTGGGAATCGGCTTCGATCCGGTGGAGGTCTCCCGGCTCTGGCATTTCGACGCGCCGCTGCAGATCGTCGCCAACGCCCCCGTGGGATTCGGCACCTATACGCCGCCGGCGGCCTGTGTGGGCGACGTGTCCGCCCTCCTTGGCCGCATCGCGGAAGGATACCGCGGGCGATGCCTCTGGACGGCCGACGATATACGATATCTTAGGGTCCGGGTCGACGCGGTCTATCATCCGTCGTCAGAGGGGGGACCGGACGGCATGTCGCCCTACCACCTGGTAAGCGCCCTGCGGGACGCGCTCCCGGAAGACGCCGTCGTCTCCTCGGACGTGGGTGCGCACAAAAATGTAATGGGACAGCGCTGGCGGACGCCGGAACCGGGCGTTTTCCTCATGTCCAACGGCCTTTCTTCCATGGGTTACGGGGTAGGCGCGGCCATGGGAGCGGCCATGGCCGCGCCCGACCGACCGGTGGCGGCGATTACGGGAGACGGCGCCTTCGCCATGATGGTCCAGGAACTCGAGACGATCAGGAGAACCGGTATCGCGCCGTTGATCGTCGTCCTGTACGACGCGTCGCTGGCGGTCATCAAGATCGCCCAGCAGGCCAGGAAACTCCCCGTGTCCGGGGTCGACTTCGCACCAGTGGACTGGGTGAAGGTCGCCGAAGGTTTCGGAATCGCCGCGGAGGCCGTAGATACCCCGGACGAAGCCCGCGACGCCGTTGCGCGGTGGGTGCGTCGTCGGGATGCGCGGGTCCTGGTCGCCCGGGTGGACGAGCGGCTCTACACCGGGTTGAAGTACTGA
- a CDS encoding CPBP family intramembrane metalloprotease — MKEPPLDAVGPEEIHPPPRLGFTLLSTALVLGAYLVLQVAVTFVLIAGLELDPTERMGDLIALGVILSAIPCTFFLMLILDRGGRARGMDPRTWLALRPVRGTTMLGWVVFAFVLLQLADLVTVELGRSPVPPVMETIIETTRYTALLWFALVIAAPVFEEVLFRGFLYEGLRRTKIGAGGTIVVTTLLWTLLHVAQYDHYFLTLIALIGILLGIARERTGSLYVPLAIHGVNNLLSTLQMTAERDTLVNALF, encoded by the coding sequence ATGAAAGAACCCCCTCTGGACGCCGTCGGGCCTGAGGAGATCCATCCGCCGCCTCGACTCGGATTCACCCTCCTTTCCACCGCGCTGGTACTGGGCGCCTACCTGGTATTGCAGGTCGCCGTGACGTTCGTCCTGATAGCCGGGCTGGAACTGGATCCAACGGAACGCATGGGCGACTTGATCGCCCTGGGCGTAATCCTCTCCGCCATACCCTGTACGTTCTTCCTGATGCTCATCCTGGACCGCGGCGGCCGCGCGCGGGGCATGGACCCACGAACCTGGCTGGCACTCCGGCCGGTCCGGGGCACGACCATGCTCGGTTGGGTGGTATTCGCCTTCGTGCTGCTTCAGCTTGCCGACCTGGTCACCGTGGAACTCGGACGGTCGCCGGTACCGCCGGTCATGGAGACGATCATCGAGACGACCCGGTACACGGCGCTGCTCTGGTTCGCGCTCGTGATCGCCGCGCCGGTCTTCGAAGAGGTGCTGTTCAGGGGGTTCCTTTACGAGGGGCTTCGGCGGACGAAGATAGGCGCCGGGGGAACGATCGTCGTCACCACGCTGCTCTGGACGCTGCTGCACGTCGCCCAGTACGACCATTACTTCCTGACGCTGATCGCCCTGATCGGCATCCTGCTCGGCATCGCTCGCGAGCGTACCGGTTCGCTGTACGTCCCCCTCGCCATCCACGGGGTGAACAATCTGCTCAGCACACTGCAGATGACGGCAGAACGGGACACGCTCGTCAATGCGTTGTTTTAA
- a CDS encoding ABC transporter ATP-binding protein, producing MSGKTMIEAKGLCKYYGSFVAVQDISFTIPEGQIVAFLGPNGAGKSTTMKILSGYLGASAGTAAIAGLDVRRDRLSMSRRLGYLPENGPLYQNMTPLELLRFFGEARGLDRLRLSERLDYVIDRCSLHEALEKPIDKLSRGNKQRVGLAQALLHDPDVLIMDEPTAGLDPNQIRDFRQDIRLLGQTRTILLSTHILQEVDLIADRVLLINEGRIVFDGPPDDLRRGGSLEASFHALTGHDGEADARGQADANDETGAQNETDATGEEDE from the coding sequence GTGTCCGGGAAAACCATGATTGAAGCGAAGGGCCTATGCAAGTACTACGGTTCCTTCGTCGCCGTGCAAGACATCTCCTTTACCATACCCGAGGGCCAGATCGTGGCCTTCCTCGGACCGAACGGCGCGGGCAAGTCCACGACGATGAAGATCCTCAGCGGCTACCTGGGCGCCAGCGCGGGCACCGCGGCCATCGCCGGACTCGACGTGAGACGGGACCGCCTCTCCATGTCGAGGCGTCTTGGATACCTCCCGGAGAACGGTCCGCTGTACCAGAACATGACACCGCTGGAACTCCTGCGGTTCTTCGGCGAAGCCCGTGGTCTCGATCGACTCCGGCTGTCCGAGCGCCTGGATTACGTCATCGACCGGTGCAGCCTCCACGAAGCGCTCGAAAAGCCCATCGACAAGCTTTCCCGGGGCAACAAGCAGCGGGTCGGTCTGGCGCAGGCCTTGCTCCACGACCCCGATGTGCTCATCATGGACGAACCGACCGCCGGGCTCGATCCAAACCAGATCCGGGACTTCCGCCAGGATATCCGGTTGCTCGGGCAGACCAGGACCATCCTGCTTTCCACCCACATCCTGCAGGAAGTGGACCTCATCGCCGACCGCGTTCTCCTGATCAACGAGGGCAGGATAGTCTTCGATGGCCCGCCTGACGATCTGCGTCGTGGCGGATCGCTCGAAGCGTCTTTCCACGCCCTTACCGGACACGACGGGGAGGCGGACGCCAGAGGCCAGGCGGACGCCAATGACGAGACCGGCGCGCAAAACGAGACTGACGCGACCGGGGAGGAGGACGAATGA
- a CDS encoding inorganic phosphate transporter, whose amino-acid sequence MGGDLTLYLAVALGLYMAFSIGANDVANAMGTSVGSKALTIKQAILIAGVLEFLGAFLVGGQVTKTVRGGILDPQISAAAPELIVYGMLAALMAAGTWLVVASRLGWPVSTTHSIVGAIAGFGIVAFGFNVVQWEQLTQIVASWVVSPLLCGVLAYLIFSAIKWTILRHPDPVRRTRKWAPLYIFSVVIVISLVTLFKGLQNIDLDLTLAESLLWSGILGIFAVIAGHFLLGMIGNRSSTETVDASSGSGQMAVVEKMFGVLQIMSACAVAFAHGSNDVANAIGPLAAVVNISQSGVVNPESPVPSWLLLVGGIGIVIGLATMGYRVMATIGTKITELTPTRGYSAEFAAAITIVLASRLGLPISTTQTLVGGVMGVGLAQGVKALDLSILGRIAASWIITVPVGALLAIVFFYVFRAIL is encoded by the coding sequence ATGGGGGGCGACCTTACCCTGTATCTGGCCGTAGCGCTCGGGCTGTACATGGCCTTCTCCATCGGCGCGAACGACGTGGCCAACGCCATGGGAACCTCGGTGGGTTCCAAGGCGCTCACGATCAAGCAGGCCATCCTGATTGCCGGTGTGCTCGAATTCCTCGGGGCCTTCCTGGTGGGAGGCCAGGTCACCAAAACCGTTCGGGGAGGCATACTGGACCCCCAGATTTCGGCGGCCGCGCCGGAGCTCATCGTGTACGGCATGCTCGCGGCGCTCATGGCCGCGGGTACGTGGCTCGTAGTCGCATCCAGGCTGGGATGGCCGGTGTCGACCACCCATTCGATCGTGGGCGCCATCGCGGGCTTCGGCATCGTCGCCTTCGGTTTCAACGTCGTACAGTGGGAACAACTGACCCAGATCGTCGCATCCTGGGTCGTCTCGCCGCTGCTGTGCGGCGTCCTGGCCTACCTGATCTTCAGCGCGATCAAATGGACGATCCTCCGCCATCCGGATCCGGTGCGGCGGACTCGGAAATGGGCGCCGCTCTATATCTTCAGCGTCGTCATCGTCATCTCGCTCGTCACCCTGTTCAAGGGACTGCAGAACATCGACCTGGATCTCACGCTCGCCGAGTCACTCCTCTGGTCCGGCATTTTGGGAATCTTCGCGGTGATCGCCGGCCACTTCCTGCTCGGGATGATCGGTAACCGGTCGAGCACCGAAACCGTGGACGCGTCGTCCGGCAGTGGCCAGATGGCCGTGGTCGAGAAGATGTTCGGCGTGCTCCAGATCATGAGCGCTTGCGCCGTGGCCTTCGCCCACGGGTCCAACGACGTGGCGAACGCCATCGGACCGCTGGCGGCCGTGGTGAACATCAGCCAGTCCGGCGTGGTCAACCCCGAGTCGCCGGTGCCCAGCTGGCTCCTCCTTGTCGGCGGTATCGGTATCGTCATCGGCCTGGCGACCATGGGCTACCGCGTCATGGCGACCATCGGTACCAAGATCACGGAACTGACGCCCACCCGGGGATACTCGGCCGAATTCGCCGCGGCCATCACCATCGTCCTGGCCAGCCGCCTCGGACTGCCCATCTCGACGACCCAGACTCTGGTCGGCGGGGTCATGGGCGTGGGACTCGCACAGGGCGTCAAGGCCCTGGACCTGAGTATCCTGGGCCGGATCGCGGCGTCCTGGATCATCACCGTTCCCGTCGGTGCCCTGCTGGCGATCGTCTTCTTCTACGTTTTCCGGGCCATACTTTAA
- a CDS encoding ABC transporter yields MNLGPASRLNVQLVAAIVRRDLRLAFSNPTGYVFVTLFIFLSAAAAFWQVPFFLNNLANLDQLNAVFPYLLLFFIPALTMGVWAEETRQGTDELLLTLPATDLEIVLGKYLSVVGVYTASLVLSLTHVLVLMFLGSPDLGLMAGNYLGYWLAGAALISVGMLASLLTSHVTIAFILGALFCAAFVLIGPIAGGISDGLRSLLSPLGLFTAFDDFARGVVSFSGLVHFVSVAGLMLYLNVVLIGRRHWPVQAGGYRMGIHHGARAAALVAVVIGLNVILGRAGVRLDVTAEGLHSLSDETVQMLSELDPERPVFIQAFVSPEVPESYIQTRSSLIDVLKELDAVGGSRVQVRIQATEMYSPEAREARDRFGITPRELPDLRSARSGFTNVFAGIAVTCGPEEQVIGFLDTGLPVEYELVRSLRVAARADRAKLGILATEVRLFGGFDFNTMQSRQPWAMTEELRKQYDVVQVQPQEDYPDDLDVLLAALPNTLTQPEMDRLTEYIASGNPTLLLTDPLPSFNLALSPSEQKGASANPFAGNQQPAPVPKGDIQGLLRGFGVEWTPGLIVWDQYNPHPGMAHLPPEVVFASPGNENPDTFNQEAVSTASLQELVFIFPGRLQHTGSADFTFTPLVQSGIMSGLTAYSQLVQRNFFGGSQLVLTNIPRRATQNAYTVAAHVTGNADGTAGERGDERAAGEGTAGEGVAGDDATGTGVHTPVNLAVVADVDFASQQFFDIRRMGAAGLSFDNVTFFLNLMDVLVGDESFIALRSKRVRYRTLETVERQTMAYTEQRVRDEDAAEEEAQAALDQARRRLTARVDEVRQRTDLDEQTRRIMVRNLEEVENRRFETLQTNIEADKEARIQESKEMMESQIRLIQNTIKNLAALLPPVPVFLLGVFIFLRRRRRENEAAAAARRLRS; encoded by the coding sequence ATGAACCTCGGCCCGGCAAGCCGGCTCAACGTCCAGCTGGTGGCGGCCATCGTCCGCAGGGACCTGCGCCTGGCCTTCAGCAATCCCACGGGATACGTCTTCGTAACGCTGTTCATCTTCCTCAGCGCGGCCGCCGCGTTCTGGCAGGTCCCGTTCTTCCTGAACAACCTGGCGAACCTCGACCAGCTGAACGCCGTGTTCCCCTACCTGCTGCTCTTCTTCATCCCGGCGCTGACCATGGGCGTCTGGGCCGAGGAAACCCGGCAGGGAACGGATGAACTGCTGCTTACGCTCCCGGCGACGGACCTGGAAATCGTCCTGGGCAAATACCTCTCGGTGGTGGGCGTCTATACGGCCTCGCTCGTGCTGTCCCTGACCCACGTGCTGGTCCTGATGTTTCTCGGCAGTCCCGACCTCGGGCTCATGGCCGGAAATTACCTCGGATACTGGCTCGCCGGCGCCGCCCTCATCTCCGTCGGCATGCTGGCGTCCCTGCTGACCTCGCACGTCACCATCGCCTTCATCCTCGGCGCGCTGTTCTGCGCCGCCTTCGTACTCATCGGACCCATCGCCGGCGGAATCAGCGACGGACTGCGGAGCCTGCTGTCGCCCCTGGGGTTATTTACCGCCTTCGACGACTTCGCGCGCGGCGTCGTCAGTTTCTCCGGACTGGTCCACTTCGTCTCCGTCGCCGGTCTGATGCTGTATCTCAACGTGGTGCTGATCGGTCGGCGCCACTGGCCCGTGCAGGCCGGCGGATACCGGATGGGGATCCACCACGGCGCGAGGGCGGCGGCCCTCGTGGCGGTGGTAATCGGACTGAACGTCATCCTGGGCCGGGCGGGTGTCCGCCTGGACGTAACCGCCGAAGGACTCCATTCGCTTTCCGACGAGACCGTGCAGATGCTGTCTGAGCTGGATCCGGAGCGTCCCGTGTTCATCCAGGCCTTCGTAAGTCCGGAGGTGCCGGAGTCCTACATACAGACCCGATCGAGCCTGATCGACGTGCTCAAGGAGCTGGACGCCGTGGGCGGCAGCCGGGTCCAGGTACGGATCCAGGCCACGGAGATGTACTCTCCCGAGGCCCGGGAGGCCCGTGACCGGTTCGGAATCACCCCCCGCGAGCTGCCGGACCTGCGCAGCGCCCGGTCGGGGTTCACGAACGTCTTCGCCGGGATCGCCGTCACCTGCGGCCCGGAGGAACAGGTGATCGGGTTCCTGGACACCGGACTCCCCGTCGAGTACGAACTGGTGCGCAGCCTGCGCGTGGCCGCCCGGGCGGACCGTGCGAAACTCGGCATCCTCGCCACGGAAGTGCGGCTCTTCGGGGGATTCGATTTCAACACCATGCAAAGCCGACAGCCCTGGGCCATGACCGAAGAGCTGCGCAAGCAGTACGACGTGGTGCAGGTCCAGCCCCAGGAGGACTATCCCGACGACCTGGACGTGCTTCTGGCCGCCCTGCCCAACACCCTGACCCAGCCTGAAATGGACCGGCTGACGGAATACATCGCATCGGGGAACCCCACGTTGCTCCTGACGGACCCGCTGCCCTCCTTCAACCTGGCCCTTTCCCCTTCCGAGCAGAAGGGCGCAAGCGCCAATCCCTTCGCCGGCAACCAGCAGCCCGCTCCCGTGCCGAAGGGCGATATCCAGGGCCTGCTGCGCGGGTTCGGCGTGGAATGGACCCCCGGCCTGATCGTATGGGACCAGTATAACCCCCATCCCGGCATGGCCCACCTCCCGCCGGAAGTGGTCTTCGCGTCCCCGGGCAATGAGAATCCGGACACCTTCAACCAGGAAGCCGTCAGCACCGCTTCGCTGCAGGAACTCGTCTTCATCTTCCCGGGCCGGCTGCAGCATACCGGTTCGGCGGACTTTACGTTTACGCCCCTGGTGCAAAGCGGTATCATGTCGGGGCTGACCGCCTATTCCCAGCTCGTTCAGCGCAACTTCTTCGGCGGTTCGCAACTGGTGCTCACCAATATCCCGCGGCGCGCAACCCAGAACGCCTACACGGTGGCGGCCCACGTCACGGGCAACGCGGACGGCACGGCAGGTGAGCGCGGTGATGAGCGCGCGGCCGGAGAAGGCACGGCCGGGGAAGGCGTGGCCGGGGACGACGCGACCGGAACCGGAGTACATACGCCGGTCAACCTGGCCGTCGTGGCCGACGTGGATTTCGCTTCGCAGCAGTTCTTCGATATCCGCCGCATGGGCGCCGCCGGGCTGAGCTTCGACAACGTCACCTTCTTCCTCAACCTCATGGACGTTCTGGTCGGTGACGAGTCCTTCATCGCCCTGCGCAGCAAGCGGGTGCGATACCGCACGCTCGAGACCGTCGAAAGGCAGACCATGGCCTACACGGAGCAGCGGGTCAGGGACGAGGACGCCGCCGAGGAGGAGGCGCAGGCGGCGTTGGACCAGGCCCGCCGCCGGCTCACGGCCCGCGTGGACGAGGTCCGCCAGCGGACCGACCTGGACGAACAGACCCGGCGGATCATGGTACGCAACCTGGAGGAAGTGGAGAACCGGCGGTTCGAGACGCTGCAGACCAATATCGAGGCTGATAAGGAAGCCCGAATTCAGGAAAGCAAGGAGATGATGGAAAGCCAGATCCGTCTGATCCAGAACACCATCAAGAACCTGGCCGCCCTGCTTCCGCCCGTGCCGGTCTTTCTGCTGGGCGTATTCATCTTCCTCCGGCGCAGGCGTCGCGAGAACGAAGCGGCCGCCGCCGCGCGGCGGCTGAGGAGTTGA
- a CDS encoding DUF4340 domain-containing protein, with protein MDETRKTLAFVAAAAVVTAAAFLAAPADPTPEAFSDRGEAFFPDFVDPNDAVSLEVIDFDEATGGIDAFSVVFKGTRWRIPSHHNYPADDKDRLARTAAGLIEVRKDDVVAEIAADHEALGVVDPLDESIASLSGRGKRVTIKDGNDNLLADLIVGRNVPGREGQYRYLRVPGQKRTYAARFDVDVSSRFGDWIEKDLLEVDQARIEQVILKDYSIDEGTRMLDQRDTIVLSKGDPDWTVNRMRTGQKVDAVKMEDLLKALDELTIVGVRPKPAGLSRSLDDNDEGISITRSDLASLQQKGYYFTGDGQLVSNEGETQVRTEDGVLYTLRFGEIVYGAGDEVTAGLGGAGGSGGSGSPDDLGGTGAGSLGGSVGPGGFGAGTPAGPGENRYLFITTGFDAGRFPEPPRPADLGFQARADSLWTDADRTNADLHERHETWRQRVDTGRRTSAELNTRFAQWYYVISAESFDRIRLRRTDLVTFE; from the coding sequence ATGGACGAAACACGCAAGACCCTGGCCTTCGTCGCCGCGGCGGCCGTGGTAACCGCCGCCGCTTTCCTCGCGGCTCCGGCCGACCCGACGCCGGAAGCGTTCTCTGACCGCGGCGAGGCTTTCTTTCCTGACTTCGTCGATCCGAACGACGCGGTCTCCCTCGAAGTCATCGACTTCGACGAAGCGACCGGAGGCATCGACGCCTTCAGCGTGGTGTTCAAAGGCACGCGCTGGCGCATTCCCTCCCATCACAACTACCCCGCCGACGACAAGGACCGCCTGGCCCGCACGGCCGCCGGGCTCATCGAGGTCCGCAAGGACGACGTGGTCGCCGAGATCGCCGCGGACCACGAAGCCCTGGGGGTGGTGGACCCGCTGGACGAGTCGATCGCCTCCCTGTCCGGACGCGGCAAGCGGGTTACGATCAAGGATGGAAACGACAACCTGCTCGCCGACCTCATCGTCGGCAGGAACGTCCCGGGCCGGGAAGGCCAGTACCGGTACCTCCGGGTGCCCGGCCAGAAGCGGACCTACGCGGCGCGGTTCGACGTGGACGTATCCTCCCGATTCGGCGACTGGATCGAAAAAGACCTGCTGGAAGTGGACCAGGCACGGATCGAACAGGTGATTCTTAAAGACTACTCCATAGACGAAGGAACCCGCATGCTGGACCAGCGCGACACGATCGTGCTTTCGAAAGGGGACCCCGACTGGACGGTCAACCGCATGCGGACCGGGCAGAAGGTCGACGCGGTGAAGATGGAAGACCTGCTCAAGGCACTGGACGAGTTGACCATCGTGGGCGTCCGGCCCAAGCCCGCCGGTCTATCCCGGAGCCTGGACGACAACGACGAAGGCATCAGCATCACCCGCAGCGATCTGGCCTCGCTGCAGCAGAAGGGCTACTACTTCACGGGGGACGGCCAGCTGGTCTCCAACGAAGGCGAGACCCAGGTCCGCACGGAGGACGGCGTCCTCTACACACTGCGGTTCGGGGAGATCGTATACGGCGCCGGAGATGAGGTCACGGCCGGCCTGGGCGGCGCGGGTGGGTCCGGCGGCTCGGGCAGCCCCGACGACCTGGGCGGCACGGGCGCCGGAAGCCTGGGCGGTTCGGTCGGTCCTGGCGGCTTTGGAGCCGGAACCCCCGCGGGACCGGGCGAGAACCGGTACCTGTTCATCACGACCGGATTCGACGCCGGCCGCTTCCCGGAACCCCCCAGGCCCGCCGACCTGGGTTTCCAGGCCCGGGCGGATTCCCTCTGGACCGATGCCGACCGGACCAATGCCGATCTCCACGAAAGACACGAGACCTGGCGGCAGCGCGTCGATACGGGACGCCGGACTTCCGCGGAACTGAACACCCGTTTCGCCCAGTGGTACTACGTCATATCCGCGGAGAGCTTCGACCGGATCCGCCTGAGGCGCACCGATCTGGTAACCTTCGAGTAG
- a CDS encoding type 1 periplasmic binding fold superfamily protein produces the protein MFRHHWNVLSILTAAVFVSAALTFGCADDDDASPTGPADPEEHEEDDHDDDHDHGPGEEELITTLALTITPSGGGSPIIVRFRDLDGEGGNAPVVDVLAVTAGTDYNGMVQVLNETETPPENITEEVEEEAEAHQFFFKTLGGFSAATVEYADKESDYVSNSGADHPVGLAFTLSVPDNAQNGQFQIILSHYDESPKDGVNRSDETDIDVTFEVLVR, from the coding sequence ATGTTCAGGCATCACTGGAACGTACTATCCATACTGACCGCCGCGGTATTCGTCTCCGCAGCGTTGACCTTCGGCTGCGCCGATGATGACGACGCCAGTCCGACCGGTCCCGCCGATCCGGAAGAACATGAGGAAGACGACCATGACGACGACCACGACCACGGACCGGGCGAAGAAGAACTCATCACGACGCTCGCGCTCACCATTACGCCCAGTGGCGGAGGATCGCCGATCATCGTGCGGTTCCGTGACCTCGACGGCGAAGGCGGCAACGCGCCGGTCGTGGACGTGCTGGCCGTAACCGCCGGAACGGATTACAACGGTATGGTCCAGGTATTGAACGAGACCGAAACTCCGCCGGAGAACATCACCGAGGAGGTGGAGGAGGAAGCAGAGGCCCACCAGTTCTTCTTTAAAACCCTCGGGGGATTCTCAGCGGCCACCGTGGAATATGCGGACAAGGAATCCGACTACGTGTCGAATTCGGGAGCGGATCATCCCGTTGGACTCGCGTTCACCCTTTCTGTGCCGGACAATGCGCAGAACGGCCAGTTCCAAATCATTCTGAGTCACTACGATGAATCACCCAAGGACGGCGTAAACCGGAGCGACGAGACCGACATCGACGTGACCTTCGAAGTCCTCGTGCGTTAA